TAGGTCTCCGAGTTCATACATAATTACTGCTATAGTCGTAAATCCAGCTGTCTCAGTTCTTAAAATTCTAGGCCCTAATGACACTATATGAGCACCAATTTTTTTCAACTTATTAACTTCAGATTCATCAAAGCCACCTTCAGGACCTATAACTATATTTACTCTTTTTCCATTATACTTTTTTAGTATATCCTTTAAACCGATTCTATTTTCATCTTCATAAGGAACTAAACTAAATTCGTCGTTTTTTATATTCGAAATCATTTCTTCAAATGTCATAACATTTCCAATTTCAGGAATAATCCCTCTTCTACTTTGTTTAGCAGCTTGTTCCGATATTTTTTGCCATCTGCTTATTTTCTTTTGTTCTTTATTAGTATTCTTAATCTTTACAACCGTCCTAGTTGTTAAAACTGGTACTATCTTTGTTACTCCCAGTTCAACACATTTTTGAATTATTAAATCCATTTTAGCTGATTTAGGCAACCCTTGATATAGAACAATTTCAACTGGTGGTTCACTATTCGACT
This genomic window from Caldisalinibacter kiritimatiensis contains:
- a CDS encoding 16S rRNA (uracil(1498)-N(3))-methyltransferase, with amino-acid sequence MHRFFVDKENIKENKVFIVGEDVKHITKVLRLGVDDTVVLCDKEKNDFTAKISRIEKDYIECEVLKKTKSNSEPPVEIVLYQGLPKSAKMDLIIQKCVELGVTKIVPVLTTRTVVKIKNTNKEQKKISRWQKISEQAAKQSRRGIIPEIGNVMTFEEMISNIKNDEFSLVPYEDENRIGLKDILKKYNGKRVNIVIGPEGGFDESEVNKLKKIGAHIVSLGPRILRTETAGFTTIAVIMYELGDLGVI